A stretch of Arctopsyche grandis isolate Sample6627 chromosome 9, ASM5162203v2, whole genome shotgun sequence DNA encodes these proteins:
- the Kat60 gene encoding katanin p60, giving the protein MTVMAVSVVEICESTRVAREMALTGNYEQAGVYYQGVVQMLHRLMLTISDHTRRSKWQLVQQQMAREYEQFKATVSVLQLFKHDGHARISGYEEIMPTRDIPAPMWPPAPHELDPDVWPPPPGRDPEVWPSPTPVEHKSGPPIKPLRGQANTSGKKVSQQDSRKNSSGPRGTAANKKQADSRTSRQTKGQNTGSKNSLAKSKESTNKEHLKEKRESDKDNNNGETEDKEDAPDKEEEKKFEADCHADGYLVDMLERDIVQKNPNIRWEDIADLVEAKRLLEEAVVLPMWMPDFFKGIRRPWKGVLMVGPPGTGKTMLAKAVATECGTTFFNVSSSTLTSKYRGESEKLVRLLFEMARFYAPSTIFVDEIDSLCSRRGSETEHEASRRIKSELLVQMDGISSNADEPHKVVMVLAATNFPWDIDEALRRRLEKRIYIPLPNREGREALLRISLKEVTTEPSVDLRSIANLLDGYSGADITNVCRDASMMSMRRKIAGLKPEQIKQLAREELDLPVSAQDFRDAISKCNKSVSKTDLDKYVQWMAEFGSS; this is encoded by the exons ATGACCGTGATGGCTGTGTCGGTGGTGGAGATCTGCGAGAGCACCCGCGTGGCGCGAGAGATGGCGCTCACCGGAAACTACGAGCAGGCCGGCGTCTACTACCAGGGCGTCGTCCAGATGCTGCACAGGCTCATGCTCACCATCTCCGACCACACGCGCAGATCCAAGTGGCAGCTG GTCCAACAACAAATGGCGAGGGAATATGAACAGTTCAAAGCGACAGTATCGGTACTACAACTTTTCAAACACGACGGTCATGCAA GAATATCTGGTTATGAAGAAATTATGCCTACAAGAGATATTCCGGCTCCGATGTGGCCTCCAGCGCCACACGAGCTGGATCCGGACGTTTGGCCTCCGCCTCCAGGCCGGGATCCAGAAGTTTGGCCATCGCCAACACCCGTAGAACACAA AAGCGGTCCACCGATAAAACCGTTGAGAGGTCAGGCTAATACGTCTGGTAAAAAGGTGAGCCAACAAGACTCTCGAAAGAACTCCTCGGGTCCACGCGGCACTGCCGCCAATAAAAAGCAAGCTGATTCAAGAACTTCACGTCAGACGAAAGGACAAAATACTGGAAGTAAAAATAGTTTAg CTAAAAGCAAAGAATCGACTAATAAAGAACATCTAAAAGAGAAACGAGAATCCGATAAAGATAATAATAACGGTGAAACTGAAGACAAGGAAGACGCACCGGATAAGGAGGAGGAGAAGAAATTTGAAGCTGACTGTCATGCCGATGGCTATCTTGTAGATATGTTAG aaaGAGATATTGTTCAAAAGAATCCAAACATTCGATGGGAGGACATCGCCGATTTGGTTGAAGCAAAACGACTGTTAGAAGAAGCCGTAGTCTTGCCTATGTGGATGCCCGATTTTTTCAAG GGCATTCGTCGGCCGTGGAAAGGAGTGTTGATGGTGGGACCGCCTGGTACCGGTAAAACGATGCTTGCCAAAGCCGTAGCCACAGAATGTGGCACTACATTTTTCAACGTCTCATCCAGCACATTGACGTCTAAATACCGTGGAGAATCGGAAAAACTCGTCCGACTTCTGTTCGAAATG gctAGATTTTATGCTCCAAGCACAATTTTCGTAGATGAAATAGATTCTTTGTGCTCGCGACGTGGCTCTGAAACTGAACACGAAGCGTCGCGGCGAATCAAATCGGAACTTCTCGTACAAATGGATGGTATTAGTTCAAACGCGGATGAACCGCATAAG gtTGTCATGGTGCTAGCAGCGACAAATTTCCCATGGGACATAGACGAAGCGCTTAGGAGACGTCTTGAAAAGCGTATCTATATTCCGTTACCCAATCGAGAGGGTCGAGAAGCCTTACTACGCATCAGCTTGAAGGAAGTAACGACGGAACCGAGCGTTGATCTACGATCTATCGCTAACTTACTAGACGGTTATTCCGGAGCTGATATAACAAACGTGTGCCG tgatGCGTCGATGATGTCAATGCGTAGGAAAATAGCCGGATTGAAGCCGGAGCAGATAAAGCAACTCGCTCGCGAAGAACTGGACCTTCCCGTTTCCGCTCAAGACTTCAGGGATGCCATTAGTAAATGTAATAAGTCAGTGTCGAAGACCGACTTGGACAAATATGTTCAATGGATGGCTGAATTCGGATCGTCCTGA